A portion of the Thalassotalea sp. LPB0316 genome contains these proteins:
- a CDS encoding DUF2878 domain-containing protein: MWLVNNLGFNAIWFSAIFLGNTALALGVPLLIAHCWYYRARNELSTLLQVVVIGILVDSTLMHFGVFKFAEQSVLIPVWLMLIWAAFGATLNHSLAFLKDKKTLTLLVGFCLPPLSYLAGEKFGAVSFGYSTPYTLAILAVIWSPLLYGLFRISYVKPQTRLA, encoded by the coding sequence ATGTGGTTAGTCAACAATCTAGGGTTTAATGCCATTTGGTTTAGCGCCATATTCCTGGGTAACACAGCGTTAGCCTTGGGTGTGCCATTACTCATTGCACACTGCTGGTATTACCGAGCGCGCAACGAATTATCAACACTACTACAGGTAGTGGTGATTGGCATATTAGTTGACTCCACATTAATGCACTTTGGCGTCTTCAAATTTGCTGAGCAGTCTGTTCTGATACCCGTTTGGTTAATGCTGATATGGGCAGCTTTTGGGGCAACACTTAACCACAGCTTGGCCTTTTTGAAAGACAAAAAAACCTTAACATTGTTAGTCGGTTTTTGCTTGCCGCCACTAAGCTATTTAGCCGGAGAAAAATTTGGCGCAGTGAGCTTTGGCTACAGTACCCCTTATACGCTAGCCATACTCGCTGTCATTTGGTCACCACTTTTATACGGGTTATTTAGGATATCTTATGTTAAACCTCAAACTCGCCTTGCCTAA
- a CDS encoding chalcone isomerase family protein, translating into MLNLKLALPKFCRASLLLITLLWGLPSAVAQVPQIEQLKTTYKEVGSAKFSVLFWDIYQSRLASPTGKYHPEKTYLFEITYLRDIKAQDLIDRTIEQWQHIGLSESQYQAYLADIKNLWPDIAKGDKLSMYVADDITAFYHNDNFRGIVEHPSFAQDFVAIWLSEKTSQPKLRRQLLGESNAD; encoded by the coding sequence ATGTTAAACCTCAAACTCGCCTTGCCTAAGTTTTGCCGAGCAAGCTTACTGCTCATCACGTTGCTATGGGGCTTGCCGAGCGCCGTAGCGCAAGTACCACAAATAGAACAGCTCAAAACCACTTACAAAGAAGTGGGCAGTGCTAAATTTAGCGTGTTGTTTTGGGATATTTACCAAAGTCGCTTAGCTAGCCCGACGGGTAAATATCATCCAGAAAAAACCTATTTGTTCGAAATTACTTATTTACGTGATATCAAAGCACAAGATCTGATCGACAGGACAATTGAACAATGGCAACACATTGGCTTAAGTGAATCACAATACCAAGCTTACCTTGCAGACATCAAAAACTTATGGCCAGACATTGCCAAAGGCGACAAGTTATCGATGTACGTAGCTGACGATATCACCGCTTTTTACCACAACGACAACTTCCGAGGGATTGTTGAGCACCCGAGTTTCGCTCAAGACTTTGTTGCCATTTGGCTGAGTGAAAAAACGAGCCAACCAAAATTGAGACGCCAGCTACTAGGAGAAAGTAATGCTGACTAA
- a CDS encoding thymidylate synthase, which translates to MRQYLDLCQRIVDEGVWIENKRTGIKCLTVINADLTYDVANNQFPLITTRKSFYKAAIAELLGYLRGYDSAAQFREIGCKTWDANANENQAWLNNPARKGEDDMGRVYGVQGRAWQRPDGSQLDQLKKVVDNLSKGIDDRGEIVTFYNPGEFDLGCLRPCMYSHQFSLLGDTLYLNSTQRSCDVPLGLNFNQIQCFVLLALMAQITGHKPGKAYHKIVNAHIYENQLELMRDVQLKREPFPAPQLKINPNIKSLEDIETWVTTDDFEVIGYQCHEAIKYPFAV; encoded by the coding sequence ATGAGACAATATTTAGATTTATGTCAGCGCATTGTTGATGAGGGGGTGTGGATTGAAAACAAACGCACAGGTATCAAATGCTTAACCGTGATCAATGCCGATTTAACCTATGATGTGGCAAATAATCAGTTTCCACTTATAACCACGCGTAAAAGCTTTTACAAAGCAGCCATTGCCGAGTTGTTAGGGTATTTACGCGGCTACGATAGCGCAGCGCAATTTCGTGAAATTGGTTGTAAAACTTGGGATGCCAATGCCAATGAGAATCAAGCATGGCTAAACAACCCCGCGCGCAAGGGCGAAGATGACATGGGGCGAGTATACGGCGTTCAAGGCCGAGCTTGGCAACGCCCCGATGGCAGCCAGTTAGATCAGCTCAAAAAAGTGGTCGATAATTTATCTAAAGGCATTGATGATCGCGGCGAAATCGTTACTTTCTACAATCCTGGCGAGTTCGATTTAGGTTGTTTACGCCCGTGTATGTATTCACACCAATTTTCACTTTTGGGCGATACACTGTATTTAAACAGCACACAAAGAAGCTGTGATGTGCCGTTGGGCTTGAATTTTAATCAAATCCAATGTTTTGTATTACTGGCATTAATGGCGCAAATTACTGGCCATAAGCCAGGTAAGGCGTACCATAAAATAGTCAACGCTCATATTTATGAGAATCAACTTGAATTAATGCGTGATGTACAGTTAAAACGCGAGCCATTCCCAGCGCCACAACTGAAGATAAACCCCAATATTAAGTCATTAGAGGATATTGAAACCTGGGTTACTACTGATGACTTTGAAGTGATCGGCTATCAATGCCACGAGGCAATTAAATACCCGTTTGCGGTGTAG
- a CDS encoding M13 family metallopeptidase yields MKAIFTSAVCSSLLLLSACDNSQNAQSTQTPSQATAEKAMTKTPLATGIEKANMDLTVRPQDNFYQYVNGGWLKANEIPGDKTSIGSFYDLRDKADEDVKAIIEELSQAKNLTAGSDEQKVADLYNSYMDQQQRDSLGITPIQGLLAEISNLKDKSELANFFGKYQSIGITSPLYLYISVDAKDSSRYATHVWQGGLSLPDRDYYINEDDRFVKLREGYVAHIEKMYDIAGFEGGQTAAQTILNLETKMAQSHWTNVQSRDSEKRYNKFEVAQLNVLTDGFDWTAYLAGQSVANQGDLIVNQPDFAQGLGQLFKETSLDEWKTYLTFHTLSAFSSYLTSELDQENFEFFSKQLSGRKEQQPQWKRGVSLVNGSLGEVIGKVYVSRHFKPEAKARMSELVENLRAAYGASIDDLTWMSKETKKAAHVKLAAFTPKIGYPDKWEDYSALTIKGDDLVGNMIRSGKISHQKQVEKLGGPIRKWEWGMTPQTVNAYYMPTMNEIVFPAAILQPPFFNMAADDAVNYGGIGAVIGHEMGHGFDDQGSRYDAEGNLRNWWTEQDLAEFKVRTQALVEQYGGYAVFDDLHVNGELTLGENIGDLAGVTIAYKAYKASLNGKEAPVIDGLTGDQRFFMGYAQIWRVKMVEEALRNRVATDSHAPGEFRALGSLSNMNEFYQAFDVKEGDAMYIAPEKRVKIW; encoded by the coding sequence ATGAAAGCAATATTCACGAGCGCAGTTTGCTCGTCACTACTACTATTAAGTGCCTGTGATAACTCACAAAACGCACAATCAACTCAAACACCAAGCCAAGCGACAGCTGAAAAAGCAATGACGAAAACCCCGTTAGCTACTGGTATTGAAAAAGCTAACATGGATTTAACGGTTCGCCCACAAGATAACTTTTATCAATACGTCAATGGTGGTTGGTTGAAAGCTAACGAAATCCCAGGTGACAAAACCTCTATCGGCTCATTCTACGACTTGCGCGATAAAGCCGACGAAGACGTTAAAGCGATCATTGAAGAGTTGTCTCAGGCAAAAAATTTAACCGCTGGCTCAGATGAGCAAAAAGTTGCAGACTTATATAATTCATATATGGATCAGCAGCAGCGCGATAGCCTAGGGATCACGCCAATCCAAGGCTTGCTTGCAGAAATTAGCAACTTAAAAGACAAATCAGAACTTGCTAACTTTTTTGGCAAATACCAGTCAATCGGCATTACCAGCCCGTTATATCTATACATCAGTGTTGATGCAAAAGACTCTTCGCGCTACGCAACACACGTTTGGCAAGGCGGTTTATCACTGCCAGATCGCGATTACTACATCAACGAAGATGATCGTTTCGTTAAACTTCGTGAAGGCTACGTCGCCCATATTGAAAAAATGTACGATATTGCCGGCTTTGAAGGCGGTCAAACGGCTGCCCAAACCATTCTAAACTTAGAAACCAAAATGGCGCAGTCACACTGGACTAATGTTCAATCGCGCGACAGTGAAAAGCGTTATAACAAATTTGAGGTTGCTCAACTCAACGTCTTAACTGACGGCTTCGACTGGACAGCATACCTAGCTGGACAAAGCGTTGCTAACCAGGGCGATTTAATTGTTAACCAACCCGATTTTGCCCAAGGCTTAGGTCAACTATTTAAAGAAACATCACTAGACGAGTGGAAAACCTATCTAACCTTCCACACCTTAAGTGCGTTTTCATCGTACTTAACCAGTGAATTAGACCAAGAAAATTTTGAGTTTTTCTCAAAGCAATTGAGTGGCCGAAAAGAGCAACAACCACAGTGGAAACGCGGTGTATCATTGGTCAACGGTAGCTTGGGTGAAGTTATCGGCAAAGTGTATGTATCTCGTCACTTTAAACCCGAAGCCAAAGCGCGTATGAGTGAGCTAGTTGAAAATCTTCGTGCGGCTTACGGTGCCAGCATTGACGACCTCACGTGGATGTCAAAAGAAACGAAAAAAGCTGCCCACGTGAAACTTGCGGCATTCACGCCTAAAATTGGTTACCCAGACAAGTGGGAAGATTATTCAGCACTGACGATCAAGGGCGATGATTTAGTCGGCAACATGATCCGCTCAGGTAAAATTTCACATCAAAAGCAAGTGGAAAAGCTCGGCGGCCCTATCCGCAAATGGGAATGGGGAATGACACCTCAAACCGTAAACGCTTACTACATGCCAACGATGAACGAAATCGTATTCCCTGCCGCAATTTTACAACCGCCATTCTTTAATATGGCGGCTGATGATGCTGTTAACTACGGCGGTATCGGTGCGGTGATTGGTCATGAAATGGGCCATGGTTTTGACGATCAAGGCAGCCGTTACGATGCCGAAGGCAATCTGCGCAACTGGTGGACAGAGCAAGACTTAGCCGAGTTCAAGGTACGTACGCAAGCACTAGTAGAACAATACGGTGGTTATGCTGTATTTGACGACTTACACGTTAACGGCGAGCTAACTTTAGGTGAAAACATTGGCGATTTAGCCGGTGTAACCATTGCCTACAAAGCTTATAAAGCATCATTAAACGGTAAAGAAGCGCCAGTGATTGATGGCTTAACAGGCGATCAGCGATTCTTCATGGGTTATGCGCAAATTTGGCGCGTGAAAATGGTTGAAGAAGCATTGCGTAACCGCGTTGCAACCGACAGCCACGCACCAGGTGAGTTTCGTGCATTGGGCTCGTTATCTAATATGAACGAGTTCTATCAAGCCTTTGATGTTAAAGAAGGTGATGCTATGTATATCGCGCCAGAAAAACGCGTGAAGATTTGGTAA
- a CDS encoding DUF3833 domain-containing protein produces the protein MLTNLLKVRYLAVATILSSTLLLTGCQAQLSDYDNTTPNLKYENYFQGPMVAWGMVQDYQGKVTRRFCVEMTGTWQNNTGVLAETFYFDDGEVSYRNWQLTKVANDKYIGEAEDVIGEASGTVNGFAGKWQYTLSLDVGESNYHFALDDWLYQLDEYRAFNKAKMKKFGITVAELTLFFDKQTPLRTCDKKGA, from the coding sequence ATGCTGACTAACCTGCTAAAAGTGCGCTATTTAGCCGTAGCTACTATCTTGTCTTCAACACTCTTATTGACCGGTTGTCAGGCACAACTTAGTGATTACGACAACACAACCCCCAACCTGAAATACGAAAACTATTTTCAAGGGCCAATGGTAGCGTGGGGTATGGTGCAAGATTATCAAGGCAAGGTTACCCGCCGATTTTGCGTCGAGATGACCGGTACATGGCAAAACAATACCGGGGTATTAGCCGAGACCTTTTATTTTGATGATGGTGAAGTGAGTTATCGCAACTGGCAATTAACGAAAGTTGCCAACGATAAATACATAGGTGAGGCAGAAGACGTGATTGGTGAGGCGTCAGGAACAGTCAATGGTTTTGCCGGTAAATGGCAGTACACCCTCTCGTTAGACGTCGGTGAGAGTAATTACCACTTCGCTCTAGACGACTGGCTCTATCAACTAGATGAGTATCGCGCATTCAACAAGGCAAAAATGAAAAAATTCGGCATCACGGTAGCAGAGCTCACGTTATTTTTTGACAAGCAAACGCCACTGCGTACTTGCGATAAAAAAGGCGCTTAG